One stretch of Bremerella cremea DNA includes these proteins:
- a CDS encoding DUF1549 domain-containing protein, producing the protein MRMKTISTCVVGMLLTWSQFPLNAQTVEAIRPRTCLPGQATKLVIQGKDLTDSLRVATNVPGVTCQLEKVEPTQAVVLVTIPAEFPLGPVPLWLVTHGNATQTRTLLVDDLPVVADNGANHSMETAQEIPTLASVEGVCDTSASDFYRIHVAAGQRVACEVHTQVLHSAMDPVCRVLNADGKTLIQADDTNVGPDNRFSYQFPEEGDYWIEVHDNRNAAGGALYQLRVGDFPVVSQSYPLAVQTDQKTRVAFLGADADLTLPSEVQLAAGLSDKTHLRARLPEGQSSTWVPLQISKHPQIAESAATETLAVPVGISGCLQQTKEVDKFVLQGVKGQTVRFTSRTRSLNSPTLLQMQLFTAAGAKVTETKVADSDEWSMDATFPEDGEYRLEVCDLLKRGGVDFGYWVEIAPAGTFAVSLQGDANTREHFGVAPKKGACAIDLTVARFGFNGEIDLSLANAGQGLRILNPRIPAGAGAARIYLTADDQWKPGQFEVLKIVATAVGNPQNACVVDSYAIRRAKEPVVLAPNPQLDGAIAMAAIAESESPFALEPATPIAMARPVRSHAASLTLKRVQAEFKAGVEILSTSLPSGWGLTAKPDKDTYNLTLTRAEGEPEQLSMLVYGEFNGAGRLETFDVPVRWFDPVQVKLDFPHPLIRGGKGTVQVNLSREGGEPQPVTLTFANLPTGITAPESLVVAADQTSATFELTIANEAALNSASPMTINAASKFGGQDFTVASTHELPPLIASPSELVIYPSAIQLHDPLGRQQLVLQSAGSEETSRDWTRLARFTSTRPEVAEVRDGVVYPVADGEAEVVVELGAIRQTIPVQVTHMTTTRPVEFESEVLVALSKQGCNSGACHGSPSGKGGFRLSLRAFDMKLDELTLIREEFGRRINTLEPEESLLLLKPMMKVAHGGGKLLHKQDEAFAILRDWIAGGAKADPAGSPRITKLEVFPSEKQVHALADGAQQFAVTAHFSDGRTRDVTHLAAYETSNTSVATVDAHGLVTPRERGEVVVLVRVLEYIESVSLMFVEDQEGFQWAAPPANNYIDELVNAKLQQLQYVPAQTCSDAEFIRRVYLDLLGILPTVEESTSFLADTSEDKRTRLIDALLEREEYSKFWALKWGDLLKMTSKQVGDEGVYKYHRWVENALDNNMPYDQFAMQLLTGSGSTLANPPANFYRTSADMNDSVETISQVFLGARLQCAKCHNHPFERWTQDNYYGLGAFFNRVQKKKTGRPGELFIYAAAAGEVTQPRTGQVMSPWLPQVGSIERSPDTDQRVAFAEWLVKPDNPYFARIEANRIWSQLFARGIVDPIDDFRDSNPPTNGPLLDALAQEFVDSGYDRKQLLRSILSSRTYQASHVTGKLNRDDTLYFSHQEPRMLSAEQLLDAINQTLNLEQKFGGLPEGTKATQLPAPDVVKVDFLKVFGQPERSTVCACERADDSNLGMAIELFNGPLIHEKLRSENNRFRKSLAEGKSVEEVIREIYLAAVCRPPADIELKTALEHCAKSPDPAAGVEDVCWALFNTDEFLFQH; encoded by the coding sequence ATGCGAATGAAAACGATCTCGACTTGTGTCGTCGGTATGTTGCTGACCTGGTCGCAGTTTCCATTGAACGCGCAGACGGTGGAAGCAATCCGGCCAAGGACTTGCCTGCCTGGGCAGGCAACCAAGCTGGTGATTCAGGGCAAAGATCTTACCGATTCGCTGCGAGTCGCGACCAACGTTCCTGGCGTGACTTGCCAGTTGGAGAAGGTCGAACCAACGCAGGCCGTTGTGTTGGTGACCATTCCCGCAGAGTTTCCATTGGGGCCGGTGCCACTGTGGTTGGTCACCCACGGAAACGCCACCCAAACAAGGACACTGCTGGTTGATGACTTGCCGGTGGTTGCCGATAACGGTGCGAATCATTCGATGGAAACGGCGCAAGAGATTCCGACTCTCGCTTCCGTGGAAGGGGTTTGCGATACGTCGGCGAGTGACTTTTACCGCATTCATGTGGCGGCTGGTCAACGAGTGGCCTGTGAGGTTCATACACAGGTGTTGCATTCCGCCATGGACCCGGTTTGCCGTGTGCTAAATGCCGACGGGAAGACCTTGATCCAGGCCGACGACACCAACGTCGGCCCCGATAATCGCTTCAGCTATCAGTTTCCTGAGGAAGGGGACTATTGGATCGAAGTGCATGACAATCGGAACGCGGCTGGTGGGGCGTTGTATCAACTGCGTGTGGGAGACTTTCCGGTGGTCAGCCAAAGCTATCCTTTGGCGGTACAAACCGATCAAAAGACTCGCGTTGCGTTCCTCGGCGCAGATGCCGATTTAACGCTACCCAGCGAAGTGCAATTGGCTGCGGGGCTGTCTGACAAAACCCATCTTCGGGCTCGCTTGCCCGAGGGGCAATCATCGACATGGGTTCCGCTGCAAATCAGCAAGCATCCGCAAATCGCGGAGTCGGCTGCCACGGAGACGCTAGCGGTGCCGGTTGGCATTAGCGGTTGCTTACAGCAGACGAAAGAAGTCGACAAGTTTGTGCTACAGGGGGTCAAAGGACAGACGGTCCGCTTCACTTCTCGCACGCGCAGTCTCAACAGTCCCACATTGCTGCAAATGCAGCTGTTTACTGCCGCAGGGGCAAAGGTCACCGAGACGAAGGTTGCTGACAGCGACGAATGGAGTATGGACGCCACGTTTCCGGAAGATGGCGAGTACCGTCTGGAGGTGTGCGACTTGCTAAAACGAGGCGGAGTGGACTTCGGCTATTGGGTCGAGATTGCCCCGGCAGGAACGTTTGCGGTATCGCTTCAAGGAGACGCAAATACACGCGAGCATTTTGGCGTCGCGCCCAAGAAGGGGGCGTGTGCAATCGATTTAACGGTAGCCCGATTTGGCTTCAATGGAGAGATCGACTTGTCTTTGGCCAATGCTGGGCAAGGGCTTCGGATTCTCAATCCACGAATTCCTGCCGGAGCTGGGGCGGCCCGAATTTATTTGACCGCTGACGATCAATGGAAGCCAGGCCAATTCGAGGTGCTCAAGATTGTTGCGACTGCGGTTGGTAATCCCCAGAACGCATGCGTGGTCGACAGCTATGCCATTCGTCGCGCGAAAGAGCCGGTGGTGCTCGCCCCTAATCCGCAATTGGATGGCGCGATCGCGATGGCCGCGATTGCGGAATCGGAATCTCCTTTCGCCTTGGAACCGGCAACACCGATTGCAATGGCGCGGCCAGTCCGCTCGCATGCCGCGTCGCTGACCTTGAAACGCGTTCAGGCTGAATTTAAAGCGGGCGTAGAGATCCTTTCGACCTCCTTGCCCTCGGGTTGGGGCTTAACGGCTAAGCCTGACAAAGATACGTACAACCTAACGCTCACGCGAGCCGAAGGAGAGCCTGAGCAGCTTTCGATGTTGGTGTACGGCGAGTTCAACGGAGCTGGCCGTTTGGAAACGTTTGACGTCCCGGTACGTTGGTTCGATCCGGTTCAAGTGAAGCTCGATTTCCCACACCCGCTGATTCGTGGGGGCAAAGGGACGGTTCAAGTTAATTTGAGCCGAGAAGGAGGCGAGCCGCAGCCCGTTACGCTGACTTTCGCCAATTTGCCGACAGGTATTACCGCACCGGAATCGCTTGTTGTGGCAGCAGACCAAACATCGGCTACGTTTGAGCTGACGATCGCCAATGAAGCGGCGCTCAATTCGGCTTCACCAATGACGATCAACGCTGCCAGCAAGTTTGGTGGGCAAGACTTTACCGTGGCCTCGACGCACGAGCTGCCGCCACTGATCGCGAGTCCGTCGGAGTTGGTGATTTATCCCTCCGCGATCCAACTGCACGATCCACTGGGGAGGCAGCAACTTGTCCTTCAAAGTGCCGGTAGCGAGGAGACGTCACGCGATTGGACTCGCTTGGCCCGGTTCACTTCGACACGTCCAGAAGTGGCCGAAGTGCGTGACGGCGTCGTCTATCCGGTGGCAGACGGCGAAGCAGAAGTTGTGGTCGAACTAGGTGCGATTCGCCAAACGATTCCTGTGCAAGTTACTCACATGACGACCACCCGTCCGGTCGAGTTCGAATCGGAAGTCTTGGTGGCGCTCTCCAAGCAAGGCTGTAACTCGGGCGCGTGCCATGGTTCGCCGAGCGGAAAAGGTGGCTTCCGCTTATCGCTCCGAGCCTTCGACATGAAGCTTGATGAGTTGACCTTGATCCGCGAGGAATTTGGTCGTCGTATCAATACGCTGGAACCGGAAGAAAGTCTCTTGCTGCTCAAGCCAATGATGAAGGTCGCCCATGGTGGCGGAAAGCTGTTACATAAACAGGACGAAGCATTTGCGATTTTGCGCGACTGGATTGCTGGCGGAGCGAAAGCCGACCCTGCGGGTTCACCACGTATTACCAAGCTGGAAGTGTTTCCCTCGGAGAAACAAGTTCATGCGTTAGCCGACGGCGCCCAGCAGTTTGCGGTGACGGCACATTTCTCGGATGGCCGTACCCGCGACGTCACGCACTTGGCGGCGTACGAAACCTCGAACACGAGTGTTGCCACGGTTGACGCCCATGGTTTGGTAACGCCGCGCGAACGAGGGGAAGTGGTTGTGTTGGTGCGGGTTCTTGAATACATCGAATCGGTTTCGTTGATGTTTGTTGAAGATCAGGAAGGCTTTCAGTGGGCCGCTCCGCCAGCGAACAATTACATCGATGAACTCGTCAATGCGAAGCTGCAGCAGTTGCAGTATGTTCCTGCCCAGACGTGTAGCGACGCCGAATTCATTCGTCGTGTCTACCTCGACTTGCTAGGCATTTTGCCAACGGTAGAGGAGTCGACCAGCTTCCTGGCAGATACTAGCGAAGATAAACGAACCCGTCTGATTGATGCCCTGCTAGAGCGTGAAGAGTACTCGAAGTTCTGGGCGTTGAAGTGGGGTGACTTGCTGAAGATGACCAGCAAGCAGGTCGGAGATGAAGGGGTTTACAAGTATCATCGCTGGGTGGAAAACGCCCTTGATAACAACATGCCGTACGATCAGTTTGCCATGCAACTACTGACCGGTTCCGGCAGTACCTTGGCCAATCCACCGGCGAATTTCTATCGCACTTCCGCCGACATGAACGATAGTGTCGAAACGATTTCTCAGGTGTTTCTGGGGGCACGTCTGCAATGTGCGAAGTGTCATAACCATCCTTTCGAGCGTTGGACGCAAGACAATTACTACGGCTTGGGGGCGTTCTTTAATCGTGTGCAAAAAAAGAAAACCGGGCGACCAGGAGAACTTTTCATCTATGCCGCAGCAGCAGGGGAAGTGACGCAGCCGCGCACCGGCCAGGTTATGTCTCCTTGGCTACCTCAAGTTGGTAGCATCGAGCGTTCCCCCGATACCGATCAGCGTGTGGCTTTCGCTGAGTGGTTGGTTAAGCCAGACAATCCATACTTCGCTCGGATTGAAGCAAATCGAATCTGGAGTCAACTGTTCGCGCGGGGAATTGTCGACCCTATCGACGACTTCCGCGACTCGAATCCACCGACGAATGGTCCTTTGCTGGATGCGTTGGCGCAAGAGTTTGTCGACAGTGGGTACGATCGGAAGCAACTGTTACGATCAATCTTGTCGAGCCGAACTTATCAGGCCAGTCATGTGACCGGTAAGTTGAATCGAGACGACACGCTTTACTTCTCACATCAGGAACCGCGGATGCTGAGTGCTGAGCAACTGCTCGATGCGATCAATCAGACATTGAATTTAGAGCAGAAGTTCGGCGGCTTACCGGAAGGTACCAAAGCCACCCAGTTGCCGGCCCCGGATGTGGTCAAAGTGGATTTCCTCAAGGTGTTCGGTCAGCCAGAACGAAGTACCGTTTGTGCTTGCGAACGGGCCGACGATTCGAACCTGGGTATGGCGATTGAGCTGTTCAATGGGCCGCTGATCCACGAGAAACTGCGGAGCGAAAACAATCGTTTTCGTAAGAGTTTGGCCGAAGGTAAGAGCGTGGAAGAAGTGATCCGCGAAATCTATCTGGCCGCCGTTTGTCGGCCTCCGGCAGATATTGAACTGAAGACAGCACTCGAGCATTGTGCGAAAAGCCCCGATCCGGCTGCAGGGGTCGAGGATGTTTGTTGGGCGCTCTTTAACACGGATGAGTTTTTGTTTCAGCATTAG
- a CDS encoding c-type cytochrome domain-containing protein, which translates to MNHYLSAAFVLLSLAAQSALAAEPTVSFRQDIAPILLENCQACHGAKKAEGGYRVDSYAELLKAGDSGEIPIAEDPNDPSELLRRIACEDEFERMPPESDPLPADKIALVQQWIAAGGKFDGDNPEQTLGLVIPPPTYAAPPEKYTHAVPLTAITFSPDGKQVIVGGYHELTVWNAEDATLARRIPNLGQRIFALSFSPDGETLAVGCGEAGQSGEVRLVNFASGEVKGVIARTNDVVLDVAFRPGTPEIAVAAADSSLRIINTQTLAEVRAIASHADWVNAVAWSDDGSLLVSGSRDKSAKVYQAETGELLASYVGHGAAVRGVSVLPDNKHIVSVGADNKLHRWQVADAKKVAEVPLGSEGQKVLRVANDLFVPCAGQRLVRINLADNKITQEYKGHGDWVLAIAQQPGEVTDPSGRLLASGSFDGELRLWKVSDATPVRNWIAKP; encoded by the coding sequence ATGAATCATTATCTCTCCGCCGCGTTTGTTTTGCTGAGCTTGGCTGCCCAATCGGCGCTGGCGGCCGAGCCCACAGTCAGCTTTCGTCAGGATATTGCTCCGATCTTGCTCGAAAACTGTCAGGCTTGTCATGGGGCTAAGAAAGCGGAAGGAGGCTATCGCGTTGATAGCTATGCCGAACTGCTGAAAGCAGGCGACTCTGGCGAGATTCCGATTGCCGAAGATCCTAACGATCCCAGCGAACTGTTACGGCGAATCGCTTGTGAGGACGAATTTGAACGGATGCCGCCAGAGAGCGATCCGCTGCCAGCCGACAAGATCGCGCTGGTGCAACAGTGGATTGCTGCAGGAGGCAAGTTTGATGGTGATAACCCAGAACAAACACTAGGGTTAGTGATTCCTCCCCCCACCTACGCCGCGCCGCCAGAGAAGTACACACATGCCGTTCCTTTAACCGCGATCACGTTTTCGCCTGATGGGAAGCAAGTGATTGTAGGGGGCTATCACGAGTTGACCGTCTGGAATGCCGAAGATGCCACACTTGCTCGGCGAATTCCTAATTTGGGACAACGCATTTTTGCCCTCAGCTTTTCGCCCGATGGCGAAACCTTAGCGGTGGGTTGCGGGGAAGCTGGTCAGAGCGGTGAAGTTCGCCTAGTGAATTTTGCTTCCGGCGAGGTCAAAGGGGTAATTGCCAGAACCAACGATGTCGTGCTCGATGTTGCTTTTCGCCCAGGCACGCCTGAGATCGCCGTCGCGGCCGCAGATAGTTCGTTGCGAATTATTAACACGCAAACATTGGCCGAAGTACGCGCGATCGCCAGCCATGCCGATTGGGTGAATGCGGTGGCCTGGAGCGATGATGGTTCTCTTTTAGTGTCCGGTAGTCGAGATAAGTCGGCCAAAGTTTATCAGGCAGAAACGGGCGAACTGTTGGCAAGTTATGTTGGCCATGGAGCGGCTGTGCGGGGCGTTAGCGTGCTGCCCGATAACAAACACATTGTTTCAGTCGGGGCCGATAACAAGCTGCATCGTTGGCAAGTCGCGGATGCCAAGAAGGTTGCTGAAGTTCCCCTGGGCAGCGAAGGGCAGAAGGTTTTGCGTGTGGCTAACGATCTTTTCGTCCCCTGTGCTGGCCAACGCTTGGTGCGAATTAATCTGGCCGATAATAAGATCACGCAAGAATACAAGGGGCACGGCGATTGGGTGTTGGCGATTGCCCAGCAGCCTGGCGAAGTCACCGACCCCAGCGGGCGACTTTTGGCGAGTGGCTCGTTCGATGGTGAGCTTCGGCTGTGGAAAGTTAGCGACGCAACGCCGGTACGCAACTGGATCGCCAAGCCGTAA
- a CDS encoding DUF1501 domain-containing protein has protein sequence MKRSTNLATRRAFLVASASGFAGLHFGLPQQLAAAEPSYSPSTTAQGQGGGKAKSVILFFLCGGASHVDTWDMKPQAPAEYRGPFQPAATSAPGLQLCEHLPLLRQQAHHLAVIRSVCGTVSTNDHHAGYYYNLTGHQPDASFKIEGNDRRPYPDDWPFIGSVVASRRRDQGGLPNAMTLPHKPSKAPYTRPGQFAARLGVEFDPLYVQGDIAEPLKFQVPSLVLGGDVTADQLRSRQKLLETLDVARRQFENSPIERTWKQHQERTLNLLLSAQTSQVFDVASEPESIRARYGSGINAMSLLLARRMVESEVPFITVFWKENEAIKNQCKSAGGWDTHGNNFDCLKNYLLPEFDQAFSALLEDLNQRNLLDQTLLVVNSEMGRTPKIGDPRSGGVNGAGRDHWTHCQSVLMAGGGIQGGQAFGSSDRLGEHPAEHPLTPADIAKTVYYAAGINNLQAHDGQGRPYNLLEEGDAIRELFS, from the coding sequence ATGAAACGATCGACCAATCTAGCCACGCGCCGCGCGTTCTTGGTTGCCTCGGCGTCGGGATTTGCGGGGCTGCACTTTGGCTTACCTCAGCAGCTTGCCGCAGCAGAACCGTCCTATTCGCCCAGCACCACCGCACAAGGGCAGGGGGGTGGCAAAGCGAAATCGGTCATCTTGTTCTTTCTGTGTGGCGGAGCTTCGCACGTCGATACGTGGGACATGAAACCACAAGCCCCTGCCGAATATCGGGGCCCATTTCAACCAGCTGCGACCTCAGCCCCTGGCTTGCAGCTTTGCGAGCACTTACCCCTGCTTCGCCAGCAAGCGCATCACTTGGCCGTCATTCGTTCCGTTTGCGGAACGGTTAGCACCAACGATCACCACGCCGGTTACTACTACAACCTAACTGGGCACCAGCCGGATGCCTCCTTCAAAATCGAAGGGAACGATCGTCGACCTTATCCTGACGATTGGCCGTTCATCGGCTCGGTGGTTGCCTCGCGACGGCGCGATCAGGGTGGCCTTCCCAACGCGATGACGTTGCCCCATAAGCCAAGCAAAGCACCTTACACACGCCCAGGCCAATTCGCGGCTCGCCTTGGCGTTGAATTCGATCCCTTGTACGTGCAAGGCGATATCGCCGAGCCTCTTAAATTTCAAGTTCCGTCGCTAGTCCTTGGCGGCGATGTCACCGCCGATCAACTTCGCTCTCGGCAGAAGCTGCTCGAGACGCTCGATGTTGCCCGCCGTCAATTCGAGAACTCTCCCATCGAGCGCACCTGGAAGCAGCATCAAGAGCGGACCTTGAACTTACTGCTATCCGCGCAAACCTCGCAAGTTTTCGACGTCGCCAGCGAGCCTGAATCGATTCGCGCACGTTACGGATCGGGCATCAATGCGATGAGCTTGCTCTTGGCTCGCCGGATGGTGGAATCGGAAGTCCCTTTTATCACCGTTTTCTGGAAAGAGAACGAGGCCATCAAAAACCAGTGCAAAAGCGCCGGTGGCTGGGATACCCATGGCAACAACTTTGACTGTTTGAAGAACTATTTACTACCAGAATTCGATCAAGCTTTCTCCGCGTTGCTTGAAGACCTGAATCAACGCAATCTGCTCGATCAAACCTTGCTGGTAGTTAACAGCGAAATGGGCCGCACGCCTAAAATTGGCGATCCCCGTTCCGGTGGCGTCAACGGGGCCGGGCGAGACCATTGGACACATTGCCAAAGCGTGCTCATGGCCGGCGGAGGCATTCAAGGAGGACAGGCATTTGGCAGCAGCGACCGCCTAGGCGAACATCCAGCCGAACACCCGCTTACCCCGGCCGACATTGCAAAAACGGTTTACTACGCCGCCGGCATCAACAACCTGCAAGCCCACGATGGCCAAGGGCGGCCTTATAACTTGCTCGAAGAAGGAGATGCCATCCGCGAGCTGTTCTCTTGA
- a CDS encoding DUF1501 domain-containing protein, with protein MLSFMGKSPKLCDQLSRREWLRLGGLSAFGLSSGALCSAQASEKRALGKTTGSFGKAKRCIVLFMLGGPPQLETWDPKPAAPKEVRGEFGTTATATPGYHVGELMPLTAKLTERIAVLRAMATDDNAHSSSGYWMLTGRHHSPKGQENALPGAPNNWPSLPAVVRHLKGDRTSLPGAIRLPEEIWNTGRIVWPGQDAGWLGDHADPWLVTCDPNKPDFHVPDIGLPVEISPERFAQRNALRGFMNEHFRSLASTPVQRWSNWQHKAVELLGSPGTQAAFALDQEPETLRDRYGRNRFGQSVLLARRLVEQGVSLVQVNWTRGEDDDNVAPAWDTHAKNAQRLQNALMPPMDQAYSALLEDLEDRGLLEDTLVVWMGEFGRSPKINGQGGRDHWGHCFSVALAGGGVRGGTIHGQSDRQGGYPLDGRVEPQDLAATVFHCLGIEPETMIHDPFGRPLAITTGKPVDAIL; from the coding sequence ATGCTGTCGTTTATGGGAAAAAGCCCCAAGCTTTGCGACCAGCTTTCCCGTCGTGAATGGCTTCGCTTGGGTGGCTTGAGCGCGTTTGGGTTATCGTCTGGCGCACTCTGTTCAGCCCAAGCCTCTGAAAAGAGGGCTCTCGGCAAGACAACTGGTTCGTTTGGCAAGGCCAAACGCTGTATTGTATTGTTCATGCTCGGCGGGCCACCCCAACTTGAAACGTGGGATCCCAAGCCAGCAGCCCCCAAGGAAGTTCGCGGCGAGTTCGGTACCACTGCCACCGCGACACCAGGCTATCACGTGGGCGAACTAATGCCGCTCACGGCCAAGCTAACCGAACGGATTGCCGTTTTACGAGCGATGGCAACCGACGACAACGCGCACTCCTCGAGTGGATATTGGATGCTAACCGGGCGTCATCATTCGCCGAAAGGGCAAGAGAACGCCTTGCCTGGCGCGCCCAACAACTGGCCTTCGCTTCCTGCCGTCGTCCGGCATTTGAAGGGAGATCGAACGAGTTTGCCAGGAGCGATTCGTTTGCCAGAAGAGATCTGGAATACCGGCCGGATTGTATGGCCGGGGCAAGATGCCGGCTGGCTGGGCGATCATGCCGACCCTTGGCTGGTTACCTGCGATCCCAACAAACCTGATTTCCATGTCCCAGATATTGGCCTGCCGGTCGAGATCTCGCCAGAACGTTTCGCCCAAAGAAACGCCTTGCGGGGCTTTATGAACGAGCATTTTCGTTCGCTCGCAAGTACGCCGGTTCAACGTTGGTCGAACTGGCAGCACAAAGCCGTTGAACTGCTCGGTTCTCCCGGGACGCAAGCCGCGTTCGCACTAGATCAAGAGCCAGAGACGTTACGCGACCGCTATGGTCGCAATCGATTCGGCCAAAGCGTTCTTTTGGCTCGCCGCTTAGTCGAGCAAGGCGTATCGCTTGTGCAAGTCAATTGGACGCGTGGGGAAGACGACGACAACGTAGCCCCTGCCTGGGACACGCATGCCAAAAATGCCCAGCGTTTGCAGAACGCCCTCATGCCACCGATGGATCAAGCTTACTCCGCATTGCTGGAAGACTTAGAAGATCGAGGCCTGTTGGAAGATACCTTGGTGGTTTGGATGGGTGAATTCGGACGCTCGCCCAAGATCAACGGCCAAGGAGGTCGCGACCATTGGGGGCACTGCTTTTCGGTAGCCTTGGCTGGGGGCGGTGTCCGTGGCGGCACTATTCATGGTCAGTCTGATCGCCAAGGTGGTTATCCTTTGGATGGACGGGTTGAACCTCAAGATCTGGCCGCCACCGTTTTCCACTGCCTAGGCATCGAGCCGGAGACGATGATTCACGATCCATTTGGCCGCCCCTTAGCCATTACGACCGGCAAGCCGGTGGATGCCATTTTGTAG
- a CDS encoding FG-GAP repeat domain-containing protein — translation MNLLRLLPLVFLVTTVTAQADEFDLHSFDRQQLTGVYFSEGANAADINGDGIVDVVYGPYWFAGPEFTTKREIYQPVAQNREQYADNFFNWLYDFNGDGRNDVFVVGFPGTPAYVYENPGQDGYDKPWPKHQVFDWVSNESPQLVDIVGDEQPELVCTRDGFFGFTTFDPQHPFKPWQFHRVSDQIASKRFGHGLGVGDVNGDGRQDILFAQGWFEQPAENPLTSRWAMHTASFTEGYGGAEMYAYDVDGDGDNDIITGHRAHDFGLAWYEQVTEGDTTSFKHHLIMGEHPSENKYGVVFSELHSIALADIDGDGLKDIVTGKTYWSHHRQSPQWDAGAVVYWFKLVRGENGVDWIPYQADGEAGIGRQISIVDVNNDQLPDIVVGGMLGAHVLTHKVQAASKAEFEAAQPKVYAGPKLPTVEGAEALRGPKSKINPKTGQVENALEGEKQSGKPTGGTLQPQKMSGFKADHWSNDTQLFWTGAKPGDTLALDLPPFTGQVGVEVVLTTAGDYGIVQLSLDDQPLGPPIDLYNNDVQTTGVLSFPQVAVTGKEHKLNVRILGANRQAKKSYMFAIDYLRIKKPDGSFVTQD, via the coding sequence ATGAATCTCTTACGATTGCTTCCCTTGGTTTTTCTTGTCACCACGGTAACGGCCCAAGCCGACGAGTTTGATCTTCACTCGTTCGATCGTCAGCAGTTGACCGGCGTTTATTTTTCAGAAGGAGCTAACGCAGCCGACATCAACGGCGATGGCATCGTCGATGTCGTCTACGGTCCTTATTGGTTTGCAGGGCCAGAGTTCACCACCAAACGTGAGATCTATCAGCCGGTCGCGCAAAATCGAGAACAATACGCCGATAACTTCTTCAACTGGCTTTACGATTTCAACGGCGATGGGCGGAACGATGTTTTTGTCGTCGGCTTTCCCGGGACGCCTGCTTACGTGTACGAAAACCCTGGCCAAGATGGCTACGACAAACCTTGGCCAAAGCATCAAGTGTTCGACTGGGTATCGAACGAATCGCCCCAGTTGGTCGACATCGTCGGGGATGAGCAACCGGAACTCGTTTGTACCCGCGATGGCTTTTTTGGCTTTACGACATTCGACCCGCAGCACCCCTTCAAACCTTGGCAGTTTCATCGCGTCTCCGATCAAATCGCATCGAAAAGATTTGGCCATGGCCTGGGCGTAGGTGATGTAAACGGGGATGGCCGGCAAGATATCCTCTTCGCCCAAGGTTGGTTCGAGCAGCCAGCCGAGAATCCCCTCACCTCACGCTGGGCCATGCATACGGCTTCCTTTACCGAAGGTTACGGCGGCGCCGAGATGTATGCTTACGATGTCGATGGCGATGGTGACAACGATATCATCACCGGCCATCGCGCTCACGACTTTGGCCTGGCTTGGTACGAACAGGTAACCGAAGGGGACACGACCTCCTTCAAGCATCATTTAATCATGGGAGAACATCCGTCCGAAAATAAGTACGGCGTCGTGTTCAGCGAACTTCATTCGATCGCCTTAGCCGATATCGATGGAGACGGACTGAAAGATATTGTGACGGGCAAAACCTATTGGTCGCACCATCGTCAAAGCCCGCAATGGGACGCCGGAGCGGTGGTTTACTGGTTCAAGCTGGTCCGTGGTGAAAATGGCGTCGACTGGATTCCGTACCAAGCAGATGGCGAGGCCGGCATCGGTCGCCAGATTTCTATTGTCGATGTCAACAACGATCAACTTCCCGATATCGTGGTTGGCGGTATGCTGGGTGCTCATGTGCTGACGCACAAAGTCCAAGCAGCAAGCAAAGCCGAATTTGAAGCAGCGCAGCCGAAAGTATACGCCGGACCAAAACTGCCTACCGTTGAAGGCGCAGAAGCGCTGCGTGGACCGAAGTCGAAAATTAACCCGAAAACAGGGCAAGTCGAGAACGCTTTGGAAGGAGAAAAGCAATCCGGTAAACCGACCGGTGGGACGCTTCAACCCCAGAAAATGTCGGGCTTTAAAGCCGACCATTGGAGCAACGATACTCAGCTATTTTGGACAGGTGCCAAGCCAGGCGACACCTTGGCCCTCGATCTTCCGCCGTTCACCGGCCAGGTCGGTGTCGAAGTCGTCCTCACAACCGCCGGTGATTACGGCATCGTGCAGTTGTCCTTAGATGACCAACCACTTGGCCCGCCAATTGATCTGTACAACAACGACGTCCAGACCACCGGCGTCCTCTCGTTTCCGCAAGTCGCCGTTACTGGCAAGGAACACAAGCTAAACGTGCGTATCCTCGGAGCGAATCGGCAGGCGAAGAAGTCGTATATGTTCGCGATCGACTACCTACGAATTAAAAAACCGGATGGCAGCTTCGTCACTCAAGACTAA